A single Ignavibacteriales bacterium DNA region contains:
- a CDS encoding sigma-54-dependent Fis family transcriptional regulator, with product MPEKILVVDDEDIIRDTISVVLKKEGYQVDEAENGLIAFNKIQENFYDLVITDIEMPEMKGIELLERSSKAQANASFIIITAYGSLDTAIRALRSGANDYILKPVEFDELLIKINRLFETRRLILENQMLRREVQRDFDYSNFIGKSPAMKRIFDIISAVGPTESTVLITGNSGTGKELTARAIHQSSKRKNRPFLAVNCGAISENLIESELFGHKKGAFTGASNDKEGYLKAADGGTLFLDEISEMPQQLQVKLLRVIQEKECTPVGSTVSLPINVRFIASTNRNLREEITKGTFREDLYYRLNVVEIKMPSLRERKTDIPLLIDHFLDKFRKEMGRSIKGVDHKAMKALIAYDWRGEVRELANVMERAVIFADTEYIGVEELPDYFKPDRDAANQEKIGVLDEYIRKVERDYIVKTLETYNYDKEQVAMALDLGLSTLYRKIKELGIEV from the coding sequence ATGCCCGAGAAAATATTAGTTGTTGATGATGAAGATATAATAAGAGATACGATTTCAGTTGTACTGAAAAAAGAAGGATACCAGGTTGATGAGGCAGAAAACGGCCTGATTGCATTTAATAAGATTCAGGAAAATTTTTACGACTTAGTAATCACAGATATTGAAATGCCTGAAATGAAAGGCATTGAACTGCTGGAGAGATCTTCAAAAGCACAGGCAAATGCCTCATTCATTATTATTACCGCTTACGGTTCCCTTGATACCGCAATACGAGCCCTCCGCTCAGGCGCAAATGATTATATACTGAAGCCGGTTGAGTTTGACGAACTTCTTATTAAAATCAACCGTCTCTTTGAAACACGCCGGCTGATTCTTGAGAATCAAATGCTCCGCCGTGAAGTGCAGCGTGATTTTGATTACTCCAACTTTATCGGTAAAAGCCCCGCGATGAAACGGATATTTGACATTATCTCTGCAGTGGGTCCCACCGAATCAACCGTGCTAATCACCGGCAACAGCGGTACTGGTAAAGAGCTGACTGCCCGCGCTATCCATCAGTCCAGCAAGCGTAAAAACCGGCCGTTTCTTGCGGTAAACTGCGGCGCAATATCAGAAAATCTTATTGAAAGTGAACTCTTCGGACACAAGAAAGGTGCGTTCACCGGTGCAAGTAATGATAAAGAGGGTTATCTGAAAGCAGCAGACGGGGGCACTCTCTTCCTTGATGAGATTAGTGAAATGCCTCAGCAACTTCAGGTGAAACTGCTCCGGGTCATTCAGGAGAAAGAATGCACGCCGGTTGGATCTACGGTTTCACTGCCGATCAATGTGCGGTTTATCGCATCAACAAACCGCAATCTTCGTGAAGAAATAACCAAAGGTACTTTCCGTGAGGATTTGTATTACCGCCTGAATGTGGTTGAAATAAAAATGCCTTCACTCCGTGAAAGGAAAACCGATATACCCCTGCTGATTGACCATTTTCTTGATAAATTCCGCAAGGAGATGGGGCGCAGCATCAAAGGAGTTGACCACAAAGCCATGAAAGCATTAATCGCTTATGACTGGCGGGGTGAGGTAAGAGAACTTGCAAACGTGATGGAGCGTGCTGTTATCTTCGCTGATACCGAGTATATCGGTGTAGAAGAACTGCCCGATTATTTCAAACCGGACCGTGATGCGGCAAATCAGGAAAAAATCGGCGTCCTTGACGAATATATACGCAAAGTAGAACGCGATTATATCGTTAAGACCCTTGAAACATATAACTATGACAAAGAACAGGTAGCTATGGCGCTTGATCTCGGCCTTTCAACTCTTTACCGGAAAATTAAGGAACTAGGTATAGAAGTATGA
- a CDS encoding STAS domain-containing protein: MKFKISEKYNAAIVEVKGNMMGGPEAAEFSDQLKKLLAEGKKNIVIDLSDVKFMNSSGLGMLISGLTTVKNGGGLLKLANVTDKIQSLLMITKLITIFETFESVDDAVKSFGV, encoded by the coding sequence ATGAAATTCAAAATCAGTGAAAAATATAATGCTGCAATCGTAGAGGTAAAAGGCAATATGATGGGCGGCCCTGAAGCAGCGGAATTCAGTGATCAGCTTAAGAAACTGCTTGCTGAAGGAAAGAAAAATATCGTAATTGACCTGTCAGATGTTAAATTTATGAATTCTTCAGGTCTGGGTATGCTTATCAGCGGTTTAACCACTGTTAAAAATGGCGGCGGACTATTAAAACTTGCCAATGTTACCGATAAAATTCAGAGTCTCCTGATGATCACAAAACTGATCACCATTTTTGAGACTTTTGAATCTGTGGATGATGCTGTAAAAAGCTTCGGCGTCTGA
- a CDS encoding adenylosuccinate synthase, with protein sequence MRVTVLVGSQWGDEGKGKIVDLLSEKFDVVVRYQGGANAGHTVEIGSKKYVLHLIPSGILREDVVCVIGNGVVIDPVALLEEIALLESHGITVKGRLFISHNAHLIMPYHKLLDSISESGKVKIGTTGRGIGPCYIDKYARKGIKIIDLLYPEILEEKIRQNLEEKNLLLKNIYNVEELDVEKIINQYLEFDKQIDVYIKDVPAYLNQMIEEGKSVLLEGAQGALLDVDHGTYPFVTSSNPTSGGACTGTGIPPNKVTDVIGIVKAYTTRVGEGPFPTELLDQEGEELRRQGNEFGATTGRPRRCGWFDAFLVRYSALINGISSVAITKLDVLSMFDEIKVCTGYEFEGKLLKSFPTDFQKLSSVKPVYVTLPGWKEDISACSSYDELPENAKSYLRYISKAAGINVSIISVGPKRESTFFTDAL encoded by the coding sequence ATGCGGGTAACCGTGCTGGTCGGCAGTCAGTGGGGAGACGAAGGAAAAGGAAAAATTGTTGACCTTCTCAGTGAAAAATTTGATGTGGTCGTTCGTTATCAGGGGGGAGCCAATGCAGGCCATACCGTTGAAATCGGCTCAAAAAAATATGTCCTCCATCTTATTCCTTCCGGGATTCTGAGAGAGGATGTTGTCTGTGTTATTGGCAATGGCGTGGTGATTGACCCGGTTGCCCTTCTTGAGGAAATCGCTCTGCTTGAATCTCATGGCATTACGGTAAAAGGGCGACTGTTTATCAGTCACAATGCCCACCTTATTATGCCCTACCACAAACTTCTGGACTCAATCTCTGAAAGCGGAAAAGTAAAAATCGGAACAACCGGCCGGGGTATTGGACCGTGTTATATTGACAAATATGCCCGCAAAGGAATTAAGATTATTGATCTTCTGTATCCTGAAATTCTTGAAGAAAAAATCAGGCAGAATCTTGAGGAAAAAAACCTTCTCCTTAAAAATATCTATAATGTTGAAGAGCTTGACGTTGAAAAAATTATCAACCAGTATCTTGAATTCGACAAGCAGATTGACGTATATATAAAAGACGTGCCTGCCTACCTGAATCAGATGATTGAAGAAGGTAAATCTGTACTGCTTGAAGGAGCCCAGGGCGCCCTGCTGGACGTTGACCACGGTACCTATCCCTTTGTAACATCATCAAATCCGACGTCAGGAGGGGCCTGTACCGGTACCGGCATCCCGCCAAATAAGGTAACTGACGTTATTGGAATTGTAAAAGCATATACAACCCGTGTTGGTGAAGGGCCATTCCCCACTGAACTTCTTGATCAGGAGGGGGAAGAACTGCGCCGTCAGGGTAATGAGTTTGGCGCCACAACCGGAAGACCCCGCCGCTGCGGATGGTTTGATGCTTTCCTGGTCCGGTATTCCGCGCTCATTAACGGTATATCTTCCGTTGCCATCACAAAGCTTGATGTGCTGAGTATGTTTGATGAAATAAAAGTCTGTACCGGATATGAGTTCGAAGGAAAACTGCTAAAGTCATTCCCTACCGATTTTCAGAAACTCTCTTCAGTGAAACCGGTTTACGTTACACTCCCCGGCTGGAAAGAAGATATATCCGCCTGTTCTTCATATGATGAACTGCCTGAAAATGCAAAATCGTATCTGCGGTATATTTCTAAGGCCGCCGGCATAAATGTTTCAATCATATCGGTCGGACCCAAAAGGGAAAGCACGTTCTTTACCGATGCACTCTGA
- a CDS encoding HAMP domain-containing histidine kinase, whose amino-acid sequence MKKMSGGPASANIKIILLAIAIAIGGGTLLYTSDLVEKLQQKEREIVQLYARGMEHIANASSDNSDITFLFENIIKPIDFPLILTDANDNINMSSRLDIRNIKYDSTLSDSALEVFFNDMVKEMDATNPPILVKYAAGADTIILTKIHYGNSDSINQLKYYPYIQILIAAVFIIIGYIGFSQIKKSEQSNIWVGLAKETAHQFGTPISSLMGWVELLKLNHNDPVKVLDSAEEIENDVAKLNKITNRFSKIGSKPELKSENVYEDIKRVVEYFNRRLPQTGKNVEIILTGNSAAEALLSKELFEWVIENLIKNAYDAIDHDKGKIEIVITEIRNKVEIEVSDNGKGVDKKRRKDIFRPGYSTKRRGWGLGLSLSKRIVEEYHRGKIFVKHSSPGEGTIFKIILNR is encoded by the coding sequence ATGAAAAAGATGAGCGGCGGACCTGCCTCCGCCAATATCAAAATCATCCTCCTTGCCATTGCTATTGCCATTGGCGGAGGAACACTTCTCTACACTTCTGACCTGGTCGAAAAACTGCAGCAGAAAGAGCGGGAGATTGTTCAGCTCTATGCCCGCGGGATGGAACATATTGCAAACGCAAGTTCAGACAATTCTGATATTACCTTCTTATTTGAAAATATCATCAAGCCCATTGATTTTCCTCTCATTCTCACCGATGCCAATGATAATATCAATATGTCATCCCGGCTTGATATCAGAAATATTAAATATGATTCAACCCTGAGTGACTCTGCGCTTGAAGTCTTCTTTAATGACATGGTAAAGGAGATGGATGCCACCAATCCTCCCATCCTGGTTAAATACGCAGCCGGAGCCGATACCATTATTCTTACAAAAATTCATTACGGCAATTCTGACTCCATTAATCAGCTTAAGTATTATCCGTACATACAGATTCTCATCGCCGCGGTTTTTATCATCATCGGATATATCGGGTTCAGCCAGATTAAGAAAAGTGAACAAAGCAATATCTGGGTCGGGCTCGCCAAGGAGACCGCCCATCAGTTCGGCACTCCTATTTCAAGTCTTATGGGATGGGTTGAACTGCTTAAACTGAATCACAACGACCCGGTTAAGGTACTGGATTCGGCTGAAGAAATTGAAAATGATGTTGCCAAGCTGAATAAAATTACCAACCGATTCTCAAAAATCGGATCCAAACCGGAACTGAAAAGTGAAAATGTCTATGAAGATATTAAACGCGTTGTTGAATATTTTAACCGCCGGCTGCCCCAGACAGGCAAGAACGTTGAAATCATCCTCACCGGCAATTCAGCAGCAGAAGCGCTTCTGAGTAAGGAGCTATTTGAGTGGGTTATTGAGAATCTTATCAAAAACGCTTACGATGCCATTGATCATGACAAGGGGAAAATTGAAATCGTCATTACCGAGATAAGAAACAAAGTTGAAATTGAAGTTTCTGACAACGGTAAAGGGGTTGACAAAAAGAGAAGAAAGGATATTTTCCGTCCCGGTTATTCAACTAAAAGACGCGGCTGGGGTCTCGGGCTTAGTCTTTCAAAACGCATTGTTGAAGAATATCACCGCGGGAAGATTTTCGTTAAACACTCAAGTCCCGGTGAAGGAACCATATTTAAGATAATTCTGAACAGGTAA